One window of the Leptospira koniambonensis genome contains the following:
- a CDS encoding response regulator: MKPLVLVVDDNDRYANNLKTYLQENGCEVLRAIDASQGWDLYLANKHKLKAIITDITMETQTSGLWMIRKIYQDGFEGIKVIATTGFDVSGVMAISKYFLPWFAGVEYMVPKVPLKKGEVILLPTSGVFSDFLSKLKA; encoded by the coding sequence TTGAAACCATTAGTTCTTGTAGTGGACGACAATGATCGTTATGCCAATAATCTTAAAACTTATCTCCAAGAAAATGGATGCGAAGTCCTGCGTGCAATCGATGCATCCCAAGGCTGGGATCTTTATCTCGCTAATAAACATAAACTCAAAGCTATCATCACTGATATCACAATGGAAACCCAAACCTCAGGCCTCTGGATGATCCGTAAGATCTACCAGGACGGATTCGAAGGAATTAAGGTGATCGCCACTACCGGGTTTGATGTTTCCGGTGTAATGGCAATCAGTAAGTATTTCCTACCTTGGTTTGCAGGTGTAGAGTATATGGTGCCTAAGGTTCCTTTAAAAAAAGGAGAGGTTATACTTTTGCCTACGAGCGGAGTCTTTTCAGATTTTTTAAGTAAACTGAAAGCCTAA
- a CDS encoding carbon-nitrogen hydrolase family protein codes for MKKYSFYGILSLVCAYSIWAYSFLGNSPEDKAIEISSYFYGRDSSKGNLIGVEPFMVPGDYSNRNRFLDKTESYFIRAKEAGWITDKTIFVFPEYYGTWLVVSGEKTSLYTSPNLQSGMVYFIFRNPFSFLYHLITSKENDKVQAAIFKIKANEMKEIYESTFSALAQKYQTTILAGSIVLPSPSVQNGKIILGPSSLFNTSFVFGKDGSVLGEPIRKKFLTEEEKPFLDPNSKSGTVIDTPIGRMGVLVCADSWYPESYSNLKESGADFVAVPSYINRGEVSVWDQSWAGYNGEKNPSDVDPKDIGKITEGQAWKKYALETRAARSGFKNGINVFLQGKLWDLESDGQAFILRNGKPETVLVSPHNKNRIYNVWL; via the coding sequence ATGAAGAAGTATTCATTTTACGGCATTCTATCATTGGTATGCGCATATTCGATTTGGGCTTATTCTTTTTTGGGAAATTCGCCTGAAGACAAAGCTATTGAGATAAGTTCTTACTTTTACGGCAGGGATTCCTCTAAAGGAAACTTGATTGGAGTAGAGCCTTTTATGGTTCCTGGCGATTATTCGAACCGTAATAGGTTCTTAGATAAGACCGAATCATATTTTATACGCGCAAAAGAAGCCGGATGGATCACTGATAAGACAATTTTTGTTTTTCCTGAATATTACGGAACCTGGTTGGTTGTTTCAGGAGAAAAAACATCTTTATATACTTCCCCAAACCTGCAATCCGGAATGGTTTATTTCATTTTTCGAAACCCTTTTTCCTTTTTGTATCATCTGATTACTTCTAAGGAGAATGATAAGGTTCAGGCGGCTATATTTAAGATCAAAGCAAATGAGATGAAGGAAATCTATGAAAGTACCTTCTCTGCCCTTGCTCAGAAATACCAAACAACGATCTTGGCTGGGTCTATAGTTTTACCTTCTCCTTCTGTTCAGAATGGTAAGATTATTTTAGGTCCTTCTTCTTTATTTAATACAAGCTTTGTGTTTGGAAAAGATGGTTCTGTTTTAGGCGAACCGATCCGTAAAAAGTTTTTAACGGAAGAAGAGAAACCATTCTTAGATCCTAATTCGAAATCAGGGACAGTAATAGATACTCCTATAGGAAGAATGGGAGTTTTGGTTTGTGCCGACTCTTGGTATCCTGAATCTTATTCGAATTTAAAAGAATCTGGTGCAGACTTCGTTGCAGTTCCTTCTTATATCAATCGAGGAGAGGTTTCCGTTTGGGATCAATCTTGGGCTGGTTATAATGGAGAAAAAAATCCTTCTGATGTAGATCCAAAGGATATTGGAAAGATCACAGAGGGGCAGGCCTGGAAAAAATACGCATTGGAAACCAGGGCGGCCAGATCCGGATTTAAAAATGGGATCAACGTGTTTTTGCAAGGGAAACTATGGGATCTGGAATCGGACGGCCAGGCTTTTATCTTACGAAATGGAAAGCCTGAAACAGTTTTAGTTTCTCCACATAATAAAAATAGAATATATAATGTTTGGCTTTAG